The genomic window TTGGAATTCTTATAACCTATACACAACTGAAAAGAAGAAAAAATTAATTATTTACCTCGCCCTATTATTCTCCGACTGTTCCACTTCTGACTTTTTATAAGTTGTCTTTTTTGAATCTCCGAAATTGTATGTTGCAATTAATTTAAAATAATTGGTGCTATAGGTTCGGTGATAATAAATCTGAGTTTGTCCCACATTATAATCGCCAGAAACCATAAACTTATGAAAGATGTCGTTTGCAGTAAAATTGAGTCTTAGCGCATCTTTAAAAAAATTTCGCTCTATTCCTAAAGTTACTGTCGAACGTCCGTTTTCACTTCCTAATCCATAACTTCTATCGCTTAAATACCAAGCCAAAAGTTGGAGCTTAAAAAGTTTAGGAATCGTAAATGTATTATTAGTATATAAATAAATCTGAGGTTCTACAGGACTAAATTCAAACTCATAATAATTGTCTACAGATTTCTGCCATGTGATGCTTGCAGTATTAACAGAATTCCACCATTTGACGTTGAAAGATCTGGAAAGCGAAGTAAAAAAAGTATGCCCTTTTTCAAGATTCAGCGCTCTTAAAATATAGCTATTTGGTGTGTCGCCACGCAGAGCTGCCGCAGAAATCGGATCTATTTTATAAGTGTATCCGACTTTAAAATCAAACTTTTTGTACATCGCACCTATTTCAAAAGCATGTGTTTTTTCTGGAAGCAGATTCGGATTTCCTTCAATCGTCGTAAACGGATCCTGATAAATTACATACGGATTTAAAGCCTGATATCTGGGTCTTGTAATTCTGGAAACATACGAAAAATGCCCTTTCCAATCTTCTGAAAAATTAAAATTTAAAAGTGCATTTGGAAAAAAATTACCGTACGATTTATCAAATTTCTGAATTCCGTTGGCATTTGTAAATAAATTATAACTCGTTTTTTCTGCCCTTACGCCAAGAGAAAAATTAACCTTTTTGTTTAATTTTCCAATATAATTAAAGTACACGGCAGCAATTTTTTCATTGTATTCAAAATCACTCGAAAGCTCATCGTCCAGCTCAAAATTTATTTCATCATTAGAAATCAAGAAATCTGTTCCTGAGTTTATTGTAGCGTGACTAAACTTCGCCCCTATTTCGAGTTTAGTTTTTTCATCTATTTTCTTCGAGTAATCTGCTTGAACTGCGATTATATTGATTCGGCTTCCCACATTATTCTTTAAAAATCTTTCAGAATCTGTTTCTTCTACCAAACTGCTTTCTTCAATAAAATCTCTTATGGTTTGGTTGTAATTTGAAAATTGCGATCCTATAAATAGTGAAGAACCTTTGGCCGTTGTCCAATTATAATTCAAATTGATGAACTGATTTAATAAAACATCGTTTCGATCAACATCTGTGGCATAAAAACTCTTTCCAGAATTGTTGGCAATGGAATTTCTGCTTTCTGTAATTCCGCCTAAATCATTCACATTTCCGCTATAAGCCAATGAAATATAATTATTTGGAGAAAAACTATATTGAACTCCAAATCCGAAATTAGAATAATTATTAAATCTTCTTTTCCAATCGGTAGTCAATTCAGATTTCATAAAATCATCAGGATTTGGACGCGTTCTCGTTGTGTACAGCAACTCGCGGTTTCTTCCCAATTGCAATCCATAATTAGTAACAAAAGAGAATTTCTCTTTAGAATAATTAAAATCCAAAAGCGTGTTATAAAGTGTTCCTCCAAACTTAGAAACTGTTACGTGCTGATTGACCGTTCCCATTACACCACTATCCATATTTTGTTTGGTTACAATATTGATTACGGCTTTTCCTTCAGCATCGTACCTCGAAGAAGGATTGGAAATAACTTCAATCTTTTGAATCTGCGAAACGGGAATTGCAGCAAATCGTTCGTAATTAATCAAAACTCCGTTGAGATAAATTATGGCTTCCCCTTTCCCGACAACGCTTATTTCTCCGTCGGCAACTACAACATTTGGCACTCTTCCTAGCAATTCGTTTACCGAACTGCTGGTTGCAAGAATAGTTCCGTTTACATTGACATCAATATTTCCGTTGGCTCCATATTTTAATAATGAAGGTTGGCTTTTTATAACCACTTCATTTAACTCATTGTGCTCTTTCTCTTTAATGACCACAGTGTCTTGAGCAGACTTTAATGACTTTTTCTCGAGGAGTACATCATCACTATAATAACTTTTATCCTTACTATTTTTTATGCGTTGCCCTTTTATTTCTATTGATGAAAAAGCAAGGAAAAAAATAGAAATAATAACCAATTTTAGAAATCTCATAAATTTTAACGATTAGCAGTTTGACTTTTATTTGAAACAAAAGTCATCTGAAAATCAATAAAATAGATTCCAAAAAGTGAAATCAGGAGTACGGATTTATAAATTAATACCCCAATTTACGGCTGTAAAGCCTGAATCTGATAATTAAGCGGAGTGGTTCCCGTATGTTTTTTGAATGCTGTGAAAAAGGTAGATTTAGAATTAAAACCGACATCGTAACCAACAGATTCTAAAGTTAATTTATCTGAAGAAGTGATAATTTTACACGCTTCGTTGATTCTGAATTCGTTTACATAACTGGTAAAATTCTTTCCTAAATTATTATTCAGAAACTGCGATAATTGATGACTTGAAATATTAATTTCTTGAGATAGATCTTGAAGCGTTAAGTTTGGATTTTTATATAAACTCTTTTCAAACATGGCTTTTTCAAGTTTTTCTGACCAGATTATGGCATCCGCTGATTCTATTTTTCTATTCGAGATTTTTCCATTCAACAAAAACAAGTCTTCTGTTTTTTTTCTGTACAAAAGAATCGAAATTCCTAAATATAAAATGAATGAAAAAACAACCGCACCACTTATGTATGTTGCACCTGGCGCGCCAATGATCGCCAAAAAGTAAAATAGAAATAATAAACCATTTCCAAAATAGAGCATTGAAAACCACATTTCGGCAGGAGTTGCTTTTTCTTTTCGGCTGAGGATTTTTTTCAAAACGCCACGAAGTGCAAAACCAGCTGAAACAATGTAAACAAACCATTGAAAATAAATGATTCTTATCAAAAAGCCTCCCCAAAATTTCGGATACGTTTCATACGGATATAAAATGCCAACAGCTACAATAAAGGTTCCCCAAAATGCCAGAATAAATTTCCATAATTTGGGCATTATCTGAACTTCATCGACTGCCGATTTGATGAAATAATACAAACATGGTCCGATAAAAAAACAAGCTGTAAGTCCAAACTGAAGATACATTTTTGGCAGTTCGGGATGAAAATATACAAATACAGATTTTCCAATACGAATACTTAGTGCAAACAAAAGCGCGCCCAGAAAATAATTCGTCAGATATTTTTTCTTGGTGAAAAAGAAAAAATAAATGCCGAGAATAATTCCGTTGAAAGCTCCTAAAGCACTAAAAAAGAATAAAAGTTCTTTGCTAGTATCCATAATTTAAGTTAGTTATATCCTTAACAAAGCTAAAAAAAAGATTGTCTTCAGGTGAGATTTTTTCTGCAATTATTTTTTATTCTGCAATTTTAAAAACCTAAAAACTGCTTCATTTTCCAATAAATAAAAGCCTCGTAATTTCTTGATTATAAATACTACTTTTGACTTTTTAGAGTTAGAGTATTTATGTTGAAAAAATTACTGTTTTTGACGGTTTTCTTCTGGTTTTCTGCGCTTCAGGCTCAGGAAACTGAATCTCTGTACAAAACCAAAAAAGTAATCGTTTCAAAAGACACTATTCATCTCGAAAATGTCTCCATTAACTCTGGATTTTTCCAGATTCTGAATACTAAAAATGAGCCAATTGATTCGGCTTTTTATAAGGTCAATTTTCAAAAAGGATATTTACTTTTAAATGAAAATTTCCAATCGGTTTCAGATACTTTAATTGTCAATTATCTTAATTATCCTGATCTCTTGACTAAAGAATACAGTCTTTACAAATCGGATCAAATTGTGAGCGGTGATGTTGGAACAGACAAATTGTATCGCATAGACAATAATTCAAATGCCAAAAAAGCAACTCCTTTTGACGGACTTGAAACTTCTGGAAGTATTACCCGTGGCGTTACGGTTGGTAATAACCAGAGTACAGTTTTAAATTCCAATTTAGATTTACAGATTACAGGAAAGCTTTCAGAAAAAGTTAGTTTAAGGGCTTCTCTTCAGGACAATAATATTCCGTTGCAAGATGGCGGTTATTCACAGAAACTCGATCAATTTGACAATATTTTTATAGAACTTTTTAGCAATGACTGGAACATTCGCGCCGGCGATGTATTTTTAGAAAATAGAAAAACTCAATTTTTAGGCTTTAATAAAAAAGTTCAGGGACTTTCTGCCAACTTTGATTTTGATACCGAAAAAAGCAAGACCAATGTTTTTGCTTCGGTCGCTTTTGTAAAAGGCCAATACGCCAAAAGTACTTTTACAGGTCAGGAAGGAAATCAGGGTCCGTATAAACTAAAAGGGCAAAATGGCGAATTGTATGTTTTGGTAATTTCGGGTTCTGAACGGGTTTATGTAAATGGCGTTTTATTAAAAAGAGGCGAAAACAACGATTATGTCATCGATTATAATGCTGGAGAAATTGTCTTTACTTCGCTTTTTACCATTACTTCAGAAATGCGTATTAATGTGGAATACCAATATTCTGAACGAAATTACAACCGATTAGTTACTTACGCAGGCGCAACTCACGAAAACAAAAACTGGAGTTTTGGCGGATATATTTATTCTGAAAATGATATGAAAAATCAGCCTTTGCAGCAAAATCTTTCTCCAGAACAAGTTCAGATTTTAAGTCAGGCAGGTGATGATGTTAATCTAATGAAAGCGCCTTCTGCTTACGAAGATACTTATGCCGAAAATAAAATTTTGTATAAAAAGACACTCATCAATTCGGTTGAAGCTTATGAATATTCGAATAATCCCGCTGATGTTTTGTACAATGTAAGATTTAGCCAAGTTGGTGCAAATTCTGGAAATTATATCATTCAAAACAATAATTCTGTTGAGCGTATTTATCAATATGTAGAACCTGTAAACGGGATTCTACAGGGAAATTACGAACCAATTGTACAGCTTGTTGCACCAATGAAACTTCAGGTGGCAACGTTTTTAGGAAAATATAATCCGAATGAGAAAACTTTAGTTGATTTTGAATTGGCTGTCAGCAATAATGACCAAAATCTATTTTCTGGAATTGATGATGCTAATAATCAAGGAGTCGCTTTTAAAACCAATCTTAAAAAACGTCTTTTTTCTAGAAGCTGGAACTTAGACGCTTTCGCGAATTATCAATTCGTGCAGCAGAATTTTAAATCGGTGGAACGTTTGTATAATATCGAATTTAACCGCGACTGGAATTTAACGGGAACCCAATATGGCAATCAGAGTCTTTTGGTTACGGGTTTAAATTTTGATTTATTTTCGAAAAAAGAGACTTCGAATATTGGTTTGCTGACTTATCAATTTGAGAAATTAGATTACAGCGAAAGTTATTCTGGAGCAAGACATACTACAAACGCTTTATTCAAATTGAAAAATTGGACAATCGAAAACAACGGAAGTTTCCTGAATTCTGATGCTACAGCTTCTACTTCAAAATTCATTAGAAACCAAACCAGAACCAAATATCATTTTGGCAAAAACTGGGTTGGAGGAACTATGCAATTGGAAGACAATCAGCAGAAAGATAAAGTTACCAATCAGTTTTCGGCTTTAAGCCAAAGATTTTCAGAATATGGTGTATTTACCGGACGTGGCGACAGCACCAAAGTTTTTGTGGAAGTTGGTTTTCTGCAAAGACGCAACGATAGTTTGCAAAACGGATTATTACAGCATGTCAATAATTCGCAGACGTATTATTTAAAATCAAAATTGATTCAAAACAAAACAACCGATTTGGCGGTTTATGCGAGTTATAGAAATTTAGATTTTACTGATAAATCGAGACAAAATGAACCTTCGTTAAATTCGAGAGTTTTATACAATGACCGCTTTTTTAATCAGTTCATGCAGATTGGAACGGCTTATGAAACGAGTTCGGGAACTATCGCGCAACAGGAATTCACTTATGTAGAAGTGCCAACAGGTCAAGGTGTTTATACTTGGAATGATTATAATGGCAACGGAATTCAGGAATTGGAAGAGTTTGAAGTTGCCGTTTACCAAGATCAAGCGCGCTATGTTAGAGTCTTTTTGCCGAATCAGATTTACATTAAAACCAATCAAAATAAATTTTCGCAGTCTTTAACTTTGAATCCGTTGCAATGGCAGAATGAAAAAGGCTTTAAAAAATTGCTATCTTATTTTTATAATCAGACCTCATTTATAATGGATCGAAAAGTTAAGAGCGAGGGCGAAAAATTAGAACTCAATCCGTTTGATTCATCAGAAGAAAATATTCTGGGTTTGAATTCGAGTTTCAGAAACAGTTTATTTTACAATCGAGGCAAACAAAAACACTCGGTTACGTATTCTTACCTTATAAATAAAGGAAAGAGTCTGCTTTCCGTAGGTTCGCAGCATGTGCAAAATTATTCGCATCAAATTCAGTACACACATTTATACCAAAATAGCTGGCTGTTTAATTTCTTTACCAAAACCATAAAAACCGATTTGGTTTCAAAAGATTTTGCAGAGAAAAACTATGATATTCAAGGTTGGCAGCTGGCACCAAAAGTCAGTTATTTATTTTCTAAAAACACCAAATTGGATTTCTTTTATGAACTTCAAAACAAAAAAAATCAAATTGGAAATTTTGAAACTTTAGACCAAAACAGAATCGGAACTTCTTTTTCTTATGCGGGCGAAAAGAAAGTTACAGTTAATGGAGAATTCTCTTTTTATGAAAATAAATTTAACGGAAACGAATTCTCTTCAGTCGGTTTTCAAATGCTCGAAGGACTTCAGGCGGGATCAAATTTGGTTTGGAAACTGCTTCTGCAAAAGAACATTACGTCTTTTTTGGATATTAATTTAAATTATCAGGGAAGAAAAAGTGAAACAGGAAATACGATTCATACAGGAAATGTTCAGCTTCGTGCATATTTTTAATGTGTTGCGAAAAAGATGACAATAAATTGTTTAATTTTAATTGAAATTTAAACTTTTAGCCTTATGAAAAAATTAGTATTATTATGTTTAATGGTTGTTTTCTCTTCTAATTTTTACGCACAGGAAACAACTGCAAAAACTACGAAAAGTAAAACAGAAGCTTCGGCAAAAAAAACGAAAGCAAGCGCAGATAAAGCTTCGGCTGATGCAAAAAAAGAGGCCACAAAATCTAAAAAAGCAGCAGATGATGCAAAAGCAGCTTCAACAAAAGCCAAAAAAGAATCTGCTGACGCAGCAAAAAAGACTGCCGATAAACAAGCTACAAAAGCTAAAGCAGATGCAAAAAAAGCTACTGTAGAATCTGACAAAGCAAAAAGTACTGCTGACAAAGCAAAAAGCACAGCAGACAAAACTAAAGCTGATGCCAAGAAAACAACTGCAAAAGCTGACGCTACAAAGAAAGATGCCACAGCTGCTAAAAAGTCGGCTACTAAAACTTTAAAAGAAACGAACGAAAAAGCGCCATCTGTACCAGACAAAGTTACTGGCGAATACAATGGTAAAAAAGTATATACAGGTCCAAGAGGCGGTAAATACTACATTAACAAAAATGGTAATAAAACGTATATTCAGGATTAAGTTTCTAAGATGCTGAGACGCTGAGATTCTAAGATTAAGCCGAACTTATAGTTCGGCTTCTTTTTTTAAACAGAAAATATTTGAACTTAGAGACTTAGCATCTTAGAAACTTAGCACCTTAAATTAATAATTTCGTAATACCTTCGAAATAACATAAAAAACATATTTTTCTATCTTCGTTTTTAAAAACGTGTTAAAAATGAGCATAGATTATTCTGCGAATAAAACTATTTTAGTGGCTCCATTAAATTGGGGACTTGGACATGCCACTCGATGCATTCCTATTATCAAGGCGCTTCAGGAGAATAATTATATTCCGATTATCGCCTCCGATGGTGTTGCGCTGGCTCTATTACGAAAAGAATTTCCATATATACAAACTTTAGAATTGCCTTCTTATCATATTGAATATGCAAAGAATGGCAAAAACTTTAAATGGAAGCTGATTAAAAATCTTCCGAAGATGATTACAGCTATTCTCGATGAGAAAAAAATGATCAATCATTGGATAAAAAAACATAGCATTGATGGTATTATCTCAGACAACAGATTGGGAGTTATCAGTAAAAAAGTGCCTTCTGTTTTTATTACGCATCAATTGAATGTCATGACAGGAAACACAACTTGGTTTACGAGTAAATGTCATCAGCATTTTATTAAAAAATACAATGAATGCTGGGTTCCCGACTCCAACGAAAAAACAAACCTGACTGGAGATTTAGGCCACTTGAAAAATAATGAGCTGAATCTAAAATATATCGGACCGTTGAGCCGAATGAAAAAAAAGGATACTCCAAAAATATATGATTTGATGATTATATTGTCTGGACCTGAACCTCAGCGCACTTTCTTGGATGAAAAATTGCAGAAAGAAGCGGCAAAATATCCTGGAAAAGTGGTTTTTGTACAAGGAAAAGTAGAAAAATCGCAAGAAAAATGGCAGGCTGGAAATGTCACTTATTATAATTTCATGAACTCTAAACAGCTGGAACAGACTTTTAACGAAAGTGAGTTTGTATTGTGCCGTTCGGGTTATACCACTGTTATGGATTTGGCAAAGCTAGGCAAAAAAGCCTTTTTTATTCCAACACCTGGACAATATGAGCAGGAATATCTAGCGATAAAACTGCAGGAAGAAAATCTTGTACCGTATGCCATGCAGGATGATTTTACCATTGGAGACTTGTCGAAAGTAAAGTCATTTAAAGGATTGTCTCAATTTGAAAATAATATTGACTGGGATTCTTTATTTAAGGTTTTTGAAGACAGGACAGCGTAATTAAACGCGGATGAAACGGATTCGCTATCGCAAAGACGCGGATTAGGCGGATTTATCGGTATTCTTCACTACAATAAAAAAAAACCTCCAGTTTTAGCTGGAGGCAATTATTTTTTTCTCAAAATAAAAAATCAGTTTTTATCCGCGTCTTCGCGATAGCGAATCCGTTTTATCTGTGTACTGATTTTTAGAAATTAAACTGCACTTGCAATCTTAGTACATTTCCTTGCTGTCTGTTTATTGGCAGTGCGCTATCTTCAAAAGTTCGGTCTGCTACAACGTATTCTGCTGTAAGTTCAAATGCTTTGATTGGCTGCCATTCAACACCAAATTCGTAATCTCTTACTACATAACTTCTAGCATCTTTTTCATATTTTTTTCCTCCATCATAATATTGAAATTTAGCAAAAGGATAAATACGCTGTTTTTTAAGATCCCATTTATAGTTTAACAAAACGTAACCTCCATTCAAATCGGTTTGGTCAATATTTTTGGTAAGCGTATTGTATCTAGGCCCAGTTCCGAAGTTGTATTCCGTTTGAATTCCGAAAGGTCTTGGATATAAAACAAAAGTTGCTCCAACACGCTGATCTTTTACATATTGAGGATCGTTAACCGTAACTCCTGGTGAAACTTCTCCTGTAAAAGCCCATTTTCCAGTGTAAGCCTGAATTCCAGGTTCTATAATCTGGCTTCCAATAACAAAAGGATAAGTTACTCTCGCCACCACGTTTAAATCTCTATTTCCATCCAATTTGTTTGCGATTTGACCGTTGTAAACACCTAGTGCAAAAACACCAAAATCTCCAGAACCTTTGTAGCCGTCTTTAACCAGCATTTCAAAACGCTGTCTGATTTCGGCTGGAGCCCAATAAAAGAATATTCCTAAATCACGCTCATTCAAAATTGAAGAGTTAATTGCATCGGCGCGGTCTAGAGTTAAACGCTGCGAGCTTGACTGCATATTTTCAAATCCGTATGGAATTTTACTTTGCCCTACACGTACTCGATATTCTTTTTTCTTATCAAAAGAAAGATCAAAATACAAGTCACGAATCTGAACGAAGTTATTAATTCCGCTTGACGGTGAACTCGCAAAATCGGGCTGGAAATAGAAAAATACATTCGGATGCACTTGTCCAGAAAACACTAAACGGGCACGGCGAATAAAAAGTCCGTTGTTTGCTTTTGCATCTGGAGCTGTCGAAGTTGTTCCCCAAGATCTATCACATTGCTCACAAGAAACTTTATCGTTTGTAGAAAACAGTCCATTGTATCTAATCTGTGCATAACCTCTTAAAGAGATTCTATCATACCAATGTTCTTCAACTCCTCCTCCAGATTTAGTCTCCGGAAGTTTTGCTTTGTTTATAGAATCTAAAATACGCATTACTTCGTTTTTTACATCCTGTTTATTCAGCTCTTGCTTGTTTGTTTCCTGTGCATTGGCAGCACAAGTTAGCAGTAATAAAACTGCCAATAGTTTTCTTTTTATCATTAGTTCTGTAATTCCCTTAATTTCAGGATGCAAAGATGGAGCACCTATGTTAAGAAATCATTAACCAGATGTTACTATAATAAAAATTTAATGTTATGGCCTAAATCGAAATGTTTATTTATTGTTAAACACCTTTGTTTTAGGGCTTTTAGCAAAACCTTCGTTACGTTTTTTTAACGTCAGTTCTTAGTGATTTATTTGCTTTTTCGAGTGTAAAAGAGAATTCAGAGCCAATTCCGAACTCACTTTCTACATAAACTTTCTCTTTATGCGCTTCAATAATATGCTTTACAATCGCCAATCCTAAACCAGAACCTCCTTCAGATCTTGTTCCGCTTTTATCCACTCTATAAAAACGTTCAAAAAGTCTCGGAATGTTTTGTTTTTCAACGCCTTCTCCATTATCACTAATACGAATTAGGACTTTTTTCTTGGTTAAGTTTACCACGCCAACTTCAGTCAGACCACCTTCTTTTCCGTATTTAATAGAATTTACAATTAGGTTTTCCAGTACTTGCTGAATTCTATCCTGATCTCCTCTAATCATGACAGACTGCACATTTTTACTTTCAAAAGCCAGTTTAATTTTCTTCTTGTCTGCTTTCATTTCCAAAAGCTCAAAGACATTCTGGATCAATTCAAC from Flavobacterium sp. KACC 22763 includes these protein-coding regions:
- a CDS encoding TonB-dependent receptor domain-containing protein; its protein translation is MRFLKLVIISIFFLAFSSIEIKGQRIKNSKDKSYYSDDVLLEKKSLKSAQDTVVIKEKEHNELNEVVIKSQPSLLKYGANGNIDVNVNGTILATSSSVNELLGRVPNVVVADGEISVVGKGEAIIYLNGVLINYERFAAIPVSQIQKIEVISNPSSRYDAEGKAVINIVTKQNMDSGVMGTVNQHVTVSKFGGTLYNTLLDFNYSKEKFSFVTNYGLQLGRNRELLYTTRTRPNPDDFMKSELTTDWKRRFNNYSNFGFGVQYSFSPNNYISLAYSGNVNDLGGITESRNSIANNSGKSFYATDVDRNDVLLNQFINLNYNWTTAKGSSLFIGSQFSNYNQTIRDFIEESSLVEETDSERFLKNNVGSRINIIAVQADYSKKIDEKTKLEIGAKFSHATINSGTDFLISNDEINFELDDELSSDFEYNEKIAAVYFNYIGKLNKKVNFSLGVRAEKTSYNLFTNANGIQKFDKSYGNFFPNALLNFNFSEDWKGHFSYVSRITRPRYQALNPYVIYQDPFTTIEGNPNLLPEKTHAFEIGAMYKKFDFKVGYTYKIDPISAAALRGDTPNSYILRALNLEKGHTFFTSLSRSFNVKWWNSVNTASITWQKSVDNYYEFEFSPVEPQIYLYTNNTFTIPKLFKLQLLAWYLSDRSYGLGSENGRSTVTLGIERNFFKDALRLNFTANDIFHKFMVSGDYNVGQTQIYYHRTYSTNYFKLIATYNFGDSKKTTYKKSEVEQSENNRAR
- a CDS encoding helix-turn-helix domain-containing protein, yielding MDTSKELLFFFSALGAFNGIILGIYFFFFTKKKYLTNYFLGALLFALSIRIGKSVFVYFHPELPKMYLQFGLTACFFIGPCLYYFIKSAVDEVQIMPKLWKFILAFWGTFIVAVGILYPYETYPKFWGGFLIRIIYFQWFVYIVSAGFALRGVLKKILSRKEKATPAEMWFSMLYFGNGLLFLFYFLAIIGAPGATYISGAVVFSFILYLGISILLYRKKTEDLFLLNGKISNRKIESADAIIWSEKLEKAMFEKSLYKNPNLTLQDLSQEINISSHQLSQFLNNNLGKNFTSYVNEFRINEACKIITSSDKLTLESVGYDVGFNSKSTFFTAFKKHTGTTPLNYQIQALQP
- a CDS encoding glycosyltransferase, with the protein product MSIDYSANKTILVAPLNWGLGHATRCIPIIKALQENNYIPIIASDGVALALLRKEFPYIQTLELPSYHIEYAKNGKNFKWKLIKNLPKMITAILDEKKMINHWIKKHSIDGIISDNRLGVISKKVPSVFITHQLNVMTGNTTWFTSKCHQHFIKKYNECWVPDSNEKTNLTGDLGHLKNNELNLKYIGPLSRMKKKDTPKIYDLMIILSGPEPQRTFLDEKLQKEAAKYPGKVVFVQGKVEKSQEKWQAGNVTYYNFMNSKQLEQTFNESEFVLCRSGYTTVMDLAKLGKKAFFIPTPGQYEQEYLAIKLQEENLVPYAMQDDFTIGDLSKVKSFKGLSQFENNIDWDSLFKVFEDRTA
- a CDS encoding porin, which codes for MIKRKLLAVLLLLTCAANAQETNKQELNKQDVKNEVMRILDSINKAKLPETKSGGGVEEHWYDRISLRGYAQIRYNGLFSTNDKVSCEQCDRSWGTTSTAPDAKANNGLFIRRARLVFSGQVHPNVFFYFQPDFASSPSSGINNFVQIRDLYFDLSFDKKKEYRVRVGQSKIPYGFENMQSSSQRLTLDRADAINSSILNERDLGIFFYWAPAEIRQRFEMLVKDGYKGSGDFGVFALGVYNGQIANKLDGNRDLNVVARVTYPFVIGSQIIEPGIQAYTGKWAFTGEVSPGVTVNDPQYVKDQRVGATFVLYPRPFGIQTEYNFGTGPRYNTLTKNIDQTDLNGGYVLLNYKWDLKKQRIYPFAKFQYYDGGKKYEKDARSYVVRDYEFGVEWQPIKAFELTAEYVVADRTFEDSALPINRQQGNVLRLQVQFNF